One window of the Hemitrygon akajei chromosome 5, sHemAka1.3, whole genome shotgun sequence genome contains the following:
- the rpl24 gene encoding large ribosomal subunit protein eL24, giving the protein MKVELCSFSGYKIYPGHGKRYARIDGKVFQFLNSKCESAFLSKRNPRQINWTVLYRRKHKKGQSEEIQKKRSRRAVKFQRAITGASLAEIMAKRNQKPEVRKAQREQAIRAAKEAKKAKAATKKVSAPTAKAAQKTAPKQKFAKPMKSQAPRVGGKR; this is encoded by the exons ATGAA GGTCGAACTGTGCAGTTTTAGTGGGTATAAGATCTACCCCGGTCACGGGAAGCGCTATGCCAGGATTGACGGGAAG GTTTTCCAGTTTCTGAACTCAAAATGCGAATCTGCATTTCTGTCCAAGAGAAACCCTCGACAAATCAACTGGACTGTGTTGTACAGACGCAAACACAAAAAGGGCCAGTCT GAAGAGATACAGAAAAAGCGCTCTCGTCGTGCAGTGAAGTTTCAAAGAGCTATCACAGGTGCTTCTCTGGCTGAGATAATGGCCAAAAGGAATCAGAAGCCCGAAGTGCGCAAGGCTCAACGAGAACAAGCAATCAG AGCTGCCAAGGAGGCTAAGAAAGCTAAAGCCGCAACAAAGAAAGTCAGTGCACCTACAGCCAAG GCTGCTCAGAAAACGGCACCCAAACAGAAATTTGCCAAGCCGATGAAGTCTCAGGCTCCGCGTGTTGGTGGAAAACGCTAA